DNA from Roseimicrobium sp. ORNL1:
AGAAAGTTTGGTCGCGTCCTCCAGCAGAAACTCCGCGGGAAGATGGGCGTGATTTTCGCGCGCTTGCAGAATCTCGCGGATGCGGATGTCCGCGCCGATCAACTTCACATCCCCTTCGGTCTGCGCTTTGGCGAAGTTCACCAGGGTCTCCGCTTCATCGCACTGACCGCAGGCGATGTTCAGAAGGCGCAGATCCTTTCCCGCAGCTCCCACCAGATGTGGTGACACCTTTTCGCGCAGCAGCGCGTCCAGCGTCCGCATGTCCTTGGCGATGGGATGACTGGCAGGCATGAGCGTCGCGCATTAGAAGTTCATGCTTTCGCCGAAGACATGGCGCGCGGCGGAGGCCACGTCCTTGTCTCCACGACCGCTGAGATTCGCGAGGATGATTTCGTCCTTCTTCATTGTCGGAGCGATCTTCTTCACATGGGCCATGGCATGCGCGCTTTCGAGCGCAGGGATGATACCCTCGAATTTGGACAGCGCCTGGAAGGCATCGAGAGTCTCGTCATCCGTGGCATACGCATATTCCACACGGCCTTGGTCATGGAGATAAGCATGCTCCGGGCCGATGGCGGGATAGTCCAGTCCGGCGCTCACGGAGTGGGTGAGCTGGATCTGGCCGTCCTCATTGGCCAGCAGCCAGGTCTTCGTGCCTTGCAGCACGCCGAGACGTCCACCTTGGAAACGCGCGGCATGCTTCTCCGGCTTGATGCCTTCACCGCCGGCTTCCACGCCGACCATGCGGACATCCTTGTCATCCAGGAAGGGATGGAAGAGGCCGATGCTGTTGCTGCCACCGCCCACGCAGGCGACCAGAAGATCCGGCAGGCGTTCTTCACGCTCCAGAATCTGACGACGTGCCTCAACGCCAATCACGCGATGAAAATCACGCACGATCATGGGGAAGGGATGCGAGCCCAGCGCGCTGCCGAGGATGTAGTGCGTGGTGCGCACATTGGTCACCCAGTCGCGCATCGCCTCGTTCACGGCTTCTTTCAACGTGGCCTGGCCGGCAGTCACCGGCACGACCTTCGCGCCGAGGAAACGCATGCGCGCGACATTCAGCGCCTGGCGCTCCATGTCCACGCTGCCCATGTAGATGACGCACTCGAGATTGAACTTGGCACAGACGGTGGCCGTGGCCACGCCATGCTGGCCGGCGCCGGTCTCCGCGATGATGCGCTTCTTGCCCAGACGGATGGCGAGCAGGGCCTGGCCGAGAGCATTGTTGATCTTGTGAGCGCCGGTGTGCAGCAGGTCTTCGCGCTTCAGGTAGATCTTGGCGCCGCCGAGTTCCTTGGTCCAGCGCTCCGCAAAGTACAGCGGCGTCGGACGGCCCACGTACTCGCCCAGCAGGCGGTCGAGCTCGGCCTGGAAGGCGGGGTCCTTCCGGGCGCGCTCGTATTCGTGGGTCAGTTCCGTCAGAGCCGCCATGAGAGTTTCCGGGACGAACATGCCTCCATACTGGCCGAAGTGGCCGTGGGCATCTGGCAGGGCGGAAGTTGCGGGGGCGCTCATGGGGGCGATAGCAAAGCACAAAGGACCGCTGGCTCAAAGGACTTCTGCATCCCCCGATGCCGCTTCACGCCTCCAGCCGGAAGGCGGTCTCCGCGAGGAGGGCATTCAGGGCGCGGCGGTAGGGGCTGGGCATGGGCAGATTCGCCAAATCATCGTGCGGAATGACCCTGGCGGCCTTCTCTTGCTGAAGGGGTTTGCCCTTTCGGGCGGGGGGAGCCTCGTGCACCCAAAGGGTGACCCGGTAGCGGGTGATGGTGTATCGGGATTTGTGAAGCACCGCAGGCAGCTGCTCAACCTCCGGAAGCGCCGGCAGCTTCCACAAGCCGGTGCGG
Protein-coding regions in this window:
- a CDS encoding class I SAM-dependent methyltransferase; its protein translation is MPASHPIAKDMRTLDALLREKVSPHLVGAAGKDLRLLNIACGQCDEAETLVNFAKAQTEGDVKLIGADIRIREILQARENHAHLPAEFLLEDATKLSQHKELGENFDMVLLRHQNYWHGPELWKRIFEEGLTKTGDDGLLVITSYFDKEHQLALEALEKLGAELVLTHHNEDSRKLLTPGKFVDKHLAVLRRRR
- the trpB gene encoding tryptophan synthase subunit beta translates to MSAPATSALPDAHGHFGQYGGMFVPETLMAALTELTHEYERARKDPAFQAELDRLLGEYVGRPTPLYFAERWTKELGGAKIYLKREDLLHTGAHKINNALGQALLAIRLGKKRIIAETGAGQHGVATATVCAKFNLECVIYMGSVDMERQALNVARMRFLGAKVVPVTAGQATLKEAVNEAMRDWVTNVRTTHYILGSALGSHPFPMIVRDFHRVIGVEARRQILEREERLPDLLVACVGGGSNSIGLFHPFLDDKDVRMVGVEAGGEGIKPEKHAARFQGGRLGVLQGTKTWLLANEDGQIQLTHSVSAGLDYPAIGPEHAYLHDQGRVEYAYATDDETLDAFQALSKFEGIIPALESAHAMAHVKKIAPTMKKDEIILANLSGRGDKDVASAARHVFGESMNF